A window of Asterias amurensis chromosome 10, ASM3211899v1 genomic DNA:
ATTGTTGGAAGGGTCTATTCAACATGCTATGAAATTTTGTGCAGACCAGAATGCCATTTTGTACAATTCCTTGCGCGAACCGTACTTGTATCATATAATGTATCAGTTCCCAGACTGTAACTTGATTCTACATGAATTGAAACTATCCAACGGAATCTGTTTTTAATAGATGACAGGTTGTGTCTTACATAAcagggctcaaaattaacacttGACCACAGGCCAAGGCCTGTAATTTTAGTGTGGGGCCAGTAAACAGTAcacattgttatacctcggtaacatattgtgaagtttgattggtctagaaccaatcacgtgccgtggACCATGGACCATGGCTGCACAGCGCAgcgggtaacatgagtgatgttaaCCGGTGTACATCAATTTGATCGTTCCCactgttggtcgatttccagcgcttagtACGAAACGGCcccgggttcgagggaacagtgaagaatggtttcttatttgaacaactgtttgtctgcttattaaactatgcatactccgtcgtaattaatgtttgaagatgacaacataactttgagaagaggaataatcgTGTTACCATGGTATAACAagacaattgttgcacgctgtgatttggggtccatgggttttgcttcgggtgccatttccccctcagttgtacaaaacgccatggaccccgtcacagagtgcaacaattgtatactatAGGACAGGCccggtggtcttgtgttttttcaattgaatacaTTTTCTCATTGTGCAATTTTCTTCTGACCAAATATTGACGGTAAATGGTGACTCTTTCAAAAGTATCGAAGTACACACACTCGTGCATAAAACACAAATGGGACAGATCTTCTtttagtgcttgttcaactcattttgatcctggctttgtaaaatcaattattgtcattttttgtagagctacaagccctgcagtcttgtaatttgttttcttcagttttGAGCCTTGCATACaaatttttaaagaccagtgGTATACAGATATTGACTGCTTCATGTGTTTAAACTACGATGTCCGAGGCGATCCCTGGCAGGTTCTATTTTCCCTCCACTTCGTCTCGGGATAGTAGACTGCTCCAAGAATCAGTGAGGGCATCCTAATTTAGTTTTAACCGTAGCACGaataaaagcagtcaatatttgtttaataacacCCCAATGCCTAGGCGTCTAGGTACCAAGAAgctgctgttgctaagggtataGACAATTGGTTGCATGGGTTAGTACATCAGTTGCCATGGGATAGTACATTGGTTGCTTCAGGTATAGTATCTTGCCCTTCAGCCTCCTAGTAAAAATAAGACATTATTTCAAGCACTCTTAACCAAAAAAAGGCATAATCTTTGACAATGTTCTGAGAGTTCATAACTAACTGTCATCAGTCCTTTCCCTAAGCCGCTTTCTCTGCTTAAATTTCCTGCTCTTAAAGCGTGACTCTTTATCCTGCTCTGACTGGTTGCTCATTGATTCCTCTTGTGTGAAGCTGTCTTCTGATTGGTTAATACGAGTTACTGTGTTGTCACTGAGATGATCCAAGACATGATCGTCGATCTTCTGCTTCAGTGAATCCATCAACTTCAGCTTCTTTGGTTTCTGCACTGAAGAACTCATACCTACTTCATAGTCTGCCATTTTGTACACACTGCCATAAACCTTTCTCTTGGGAGATTGTTCAGTCGACTCTTTGGATAAAACTGGTTTCTGGAAGACATGTTTACCGTCTTCACAAACCTCGGTTTCAATGCTTGACGTTGACTCTTCCTCCTTCCTCTTCTTTAAGTCATTCAGAAAGCCTAAAGCAACACTTCTATTAGCTGCATTTCCACACATGTTAGTCTCTTCTAGTGAGTACTTGGTGTACTTTTCAGGATTCACAAAGTGGTCAGGTGGTTGACGTCTTCCACCTCTAGGCCTTCTATTCCAAGCTCCCTGCCTCTGTCCTCTACTCCAATCAGGAGGTCTGTTGGTAGTCGTTTCCTCTTTAGACTCTTTGCTCTTTGGGTGGGTGCAAGGTTTACGGAAGATGGT
This region includes:
- the LOC139942517 gene encoding uncharacterized protein; its protein translation is MDRESNMSQCSSADCTAETSKIFQLQTGSARDSHFKSKSADIFGSLEVMEQKYESETKSFKVVDDDEGGDKEERRFIERGCIFKKPVRSEYDTLSGKDDLKTNQDRDVHGHHSSLVSKSHSLGTEAKQSIRSTQDTKTIFRKPCTHPKSKESKEETTTNRPPDWSRGQRQGAWNRRPRGGRRQPPDHFVNPEKYTKYSLEETNMCGNAANRSVALGFLNDLKKRKEEESTSSIETEVCEDGKHVFQKPVLSKESTEQSPKRKVYGSVYKMADYEVGMSSSVQKPKKLKLMDSLKQKIDDHVLDHLSDNTVTRINQSEDSFTQEESMSNQSEQDKESRFKSRKFKQRKRLRERTDDS